The nucleotide window GGGCGCGTTCCCCGTGGGCGCGGGGCGCAGCACCCGTACGGCAGTGATCTCGTCGTCCAGCAGCCAGCGGGTCACATCGATCTCGTGCACGACCGAGTCGTTGATCATCATCGCGTTGGTGAAGCCGGGCGGGGTGTCGGCGTTGCGGTGCTTGTTGTGCAGCATCAGCGGGCGGCCGTGAACGCCCTGGTCCAGCAGGGACTTGAGGCTGCGGTAGCCGGCGTCGTAGCGGCGCATGAAGCCCACCTGCACCCGGCGGTGCCCCAGCGCCCGCTCGGCCTCCAGCACGCGCAGCGCGGAGGCCGCGTCCGGCGTCAGCGGCTTCTCGCACAGCACCGGCAGATCGCGCGCGAAGGCGTCCAGCAGCGTCGCCTCGTGCGCGGGCCCCGGCGAGGCGATCAGCAGGGCGTCCACGGCGGGGTCGTCCATGGCGGCGGACGGGTCGGTGTAGGCGGTACACCCCTCGATGCCGTCGGCGAGGTGCTTGGCGCGGGCCGCGTCGATGTCGACCACGGCCGCCACCCGGGCGCCGCTGATCACCTCGTCGATCCGGCGTACGTGGTCGGCGCCCATGCGGCCGGTGCCGATGACCGCCACACCGAGGGTTCCGAGCGAAGTCATGTCGTCCTCACGTCCTTACGTGTCCCAAACTACTACGGAGAGTGTGCTGCACCCGGGAAACTAATTACTCTCTGTAATCGTTGCCGGGGTATGAGGAGGCGTCACGAGGCAGGCGCACGAGGTCCAGGATGGCTCAGGAGGAGCCTGACGAGCCTGAAGCTCGACGAGCCTGAAGCCTGACGAGCCTGAAGCCCGACGTGCCCGACGTGCCCGAGAGCCCAGAGCGCCCCAGGAGGCCCGACGAGCCCGAGAAGTCAGGGGGCTGGGGGGCTCGGTGGCTCGGGGAGGCTCAGAGGGCCCTGGAGGCCGGGGGGCCTCGGGGCGGCTCAGGCGCCGCAGGAGCGCAGAAAGCGCCGGGTCCGCTCGGCGATCGGGAGCGGCTGGTCGGGCGGGCAGGGGTACATGTCCTGCTCGACGATGGCGAAGAGGTCGACGTCCAGCTCCTGGGCGGCCTCCAGGACGGGCGGCAGCGCGGGCACGCCCAGCGGCGGTTCGCACATCACGCCCTGCCTGACGGCGGGCCCGAAGGGCGTGCCCTTGGCGACGACGTCGGCGAGGATGTCCGGGTCGACCTGCTTGAGGTGGAGGTAGCCGATCCGCTCGCCGTAGGTGCGGATGAGCTTGACGCTGTCGCCGCCGCAGTAGGCGTAGTGGCCGGTGTCCAGGCAGAGGTTGACCAGGTCGGAGTCGGTGGCGTGCAGGAAGCGCTCGACGT belongs to Streptomyces sp. NBC_01454 and includes:
- a CDS encoding Gfo/Idh/MocA family protein — its product is MTSLGTLGVAVIGTGRMGADHVRRIDEVISGARVAAVVDIDAARAKHLADGIEGCTAYTDPSAAMDDPAVDALLIASPGPAHEATLLDAFARDLPVLCEKPLTPDAASALRVLEAERALGHRRVQVGFMRRYDAGYRSLKSLLDQGVHGRPLMLHNKHRNADTPPGFTNAMMINDSVVHEIDVTRWLLDDEITAVRVLRPAPTGNAPEGLSDPQLILFETAGGRVVDTELFVNCGFGYQVSCEAVCEGGTARIGDDHGVFSNTAGRWGGAIPPGFVERFEEAYDRQVQRWVHATLRGEVEGPSCWDGYAAAAVCEAGVRAQSTGERVAVELIERPALYR